The genomic window AGCTTTGTGCGTCTGTCTCCCATTTTCTCTGCAGGGCAGTAGCTTGGGCATACATAGacatatgtttatgtatgttgATATCTGTCTCCTTTCTTTACTTCTCTCTACTCTCATCTACCCTTCATTAGTGAAACTCGAATGTCATATCGTTCACATGTTCATATTAGATGAGCAGTCATctattaaatattaaaaacttgTTCCTTGACACACATACCTTGACCTACCTTTAATATTCACACATACGAACACAAAGTATAGTCGATGCAAACAACGCACAGCATTTGACTTAAACCATAGAAATTTATTTTGAAGAGTTTTCAATCGCAGTAGAAAACTTTAGCGTATCCAAAAGAATCAGGAATTTCTGTAAAACTAAGAAACAAGTTGAATGAGTACGAGAAAGTATGAAGAGCAACCATTTAATGATAAAAAGAATACTTAGATAAAATAAATTCCCCCCAGGTTAACAAAGTGACATTCCATGCGCAATTATAAAAGTATGTCAAAGAGTTttataattaacaagtaaggaaggctaagttcgggtgtaaccgaacattacatactcagctgagagctttggagacaaaataagggaaaatcaccatttagcaaaatgaacctagggtaaccctggaatgtgtttgtatgacatgtgtatcaaatgaaaggtgttaatgattatttaaaacgtagtgggccttagttatataggtggacgccttttcgagatatcgtaataagggtggaccagtggtgactctagaatgtgtttgtacgatatggatatcaaattaaaagtattaatgagggttttaaaagggagtagcccttagttgtatatgtgaaggcgtttttgagatatcgactaaaatgtggaccagggtgacccagaatatcttctgtcgggtaccgctaatttatttatatatgccatatcacgaacagtattcctgccaagattcccctgcagaactttttcattttcttctacttaatatggtaggtgtcacacccattttacaaagttttttctaaagttatattttgcgtcaataaaacaatccaattaccatgtttcatctcttttttcatatttggtatagaattatggaattttttcatttttcgtaattttcgatatcggaaagtgggcgtggtcatagtcggatttcggccatattttataccaagataaagtgacttcagataagtatgtgaactaagtttagttaagatatatcgttttttgcgcaagttatcgtgttaacggccaagcggaaggacagacggtcgactgagtataaaaactgggcgtagcttcaaccgattttgacaGAAAACAcgtatcgtcatagaatctatgcccctaccaaatttcacaaggattggtaaatttttgttcgacttatggcaaaaaaagtattctagacgaattaaatgaaaaagggtggagccacgcccattttgaaattttcttttatctttgtattttgttgcaccatatcattactggagtcaaatgttgaaataatttactattatactgtaaagatattaaattttttgttaaaatttgactaaaaaaaaatttttttttatttggcacacatatagtaataggagtaacgtgcctaccaaatttcatcatgatatcttcaacgactgctaaattacagcgtgcaaaacttttaaattaccttcttttgaaagtgggcggtgccacgcccattgtccaaaatttttctaattttctattttgcgtcacaaggtcaacgcacataccaagtttcatcgctttatccgttttcggtaatgaattatcgcattttttctgtttttcgaaattttcgatatcgaaaaagtgggcgttgtagtccgatttcgttcattttaaatagcgatctgagatgagcgcccaggaacctacataccaaatttcatcaagatatctcataatttactcaagttatcgtgtttacaggcggacggacagacggatagacggacggacggacggacatggctaaatgagtttcttttttcacccagatcattttgatatatagaagtctatatctatctcgattagtttatgccgttacggattaccgttatgcgaacaaagttaatatactttgtgagctcttctcagctcagtataaaaaaaattcattcaaCTGCTTGCATAATAATTAACACATACCAATACATAAAAATTAATTCTAAACACATACAAATATACTGACTTTCAATTTAtgttttcctttattttatttttttgccatttcttcTTTCAGCTCTTCTCAATCGTTGTCTTCGGTTGTATTTCGTCGGGGGGTTGGCGTACCGATGAGAATACCAAGGAAGTTTGTTTATATAATGGCGATGGTATGGCGTGCAAATATGGCAATACAATTGGTGTATTCGGTTTTCTCGCGTCGATGGCCTTCATAGCTGGCGAATATCTGTTTGAGCGTATGTCATCGGTTAAGAGCCGGAAACGGTATGTGTTGGCGGATATGGGGTTTTCTGGTAAGTTTAATTAAATTGAATTGACTCACTCTACGTTTCTACTTGTTTTGCATATGAATACAAGaataattgcaataaaattaGAAACGTGAAGAAAACTTAGATTTATGTATTTGCATTTTTTTCGTCTGCTTTCTCTTATTTAGCATTCTGGGCATTTATGTACTTTATTGCGTTCATTTATTTGTGGTCACAATGGTCGTCAGCGCCCTTGCCACCAAATGGTGAAGGCGTTAGTGATGTGGAAGCGGCTATCGTTTTCTCATTCTTCTCGATATTTTTGTGGGTAAGTTAAAGtaaaacgtattgtaacgaattttgggaaattccgcttatttgaaaccttctgctatcGTGCGAATCGCTGAAcactcgaataaataactccaatattctctATTGCAAAATGACCTTCATTAGactaatttgggagtagtacaattatacttcacaattatactgcactCCGCAACTAATAgcgcgtttaaatcaaactgtttagttattactcagcttacgctgcttttatactctcggtttctttGTTCACCcatttttcctaaggtctagtaatttcgcgaatagttgtagctcatgcttgttaccagctatatacatgtatatttgtagtttatagccatatacgtgtgtatgtgtgagtaactacttcggctgatgactacatgtgtgtgtgtgagatatctcttcgtcgccttctttgtatgtgtataaatgatgattgatgtgttcatgtacacaagtgtagcttgctttaatatttttgttgttgtgcctttatttactaacagcttagtgacgctaaaattcgccacaatatatgtagttaaaaaaaaaactaaaaaaacaagtaaggaaggctaagttcgggtgtaaccgaacattacatactcagttgatagctgtggagacaaagtaagggaaatgtaaaaggaacctagggtaaccctggaatgtgtttgtatgacatgtgtatttgatggtttgatggtgaatgaggacaaaacgaagtacctgctgtcatcgagcaaagagtcagcgcatatgcgccttggcaaccacgctactgttggcagccataatttcgaaatagtaaaagacttcgtttatttgggaaccagcatcaacattagcaacaacatcagcactgaaatccagcgaagaatcaatcttgccaataaatgctactttggactaggtaggcaattgaaaagtaaagtcctctctcggcgaacgaaaatcatactctacaagtcacttatcgtacccgtcctgctatatggggcagaagcatggaccatgacaacagcagatgaagcggctttgggagtgttcgagagaaaagttcttcgaaagatttatggacctctacgcgttggcgatggcgagtaccgaagaagatttaatgatgagctgtacgagctatacgcagacatcaacatagtccagcgaattaaaacgcagcggctgcgcaggctaggccatgttatgcgaatgaaagatgatgctccggccaagaaagtgtttctatcggaacccgcctatggaagcagaggtagagggcggcccccactccgttggaaggaccaggtggaaaacgatttaaactcccttggtgtgaccaattggcgccggttggcggagcgaaggagcgactggcgcgccttgttggacggccataaccgtttagacggttatgcgccaattaagtaagtaagtaagtatcaaatggaaggtattaaaaagtattttaagaggaagtgggccatagatctatagatggacgccatttagggatatcgccataaaggtggaccaggcctgactctagaatttgtttgtacgatatgggtatcaaatgaaatgtgttaatgataattttaaaaaggagtgggcctaagttttataggtggacgtcttttcgagatatcgccataaaggtggaccaggggtgactctagaatttgtttgtacgagatgggtatcaaataaaaggtgttaatgagtattttaaaagggcgtggaccttagttctataggtggacgccttttcgagatatcgacataaaggtggaacaggggtgactctagaatttgtttattcgatatgggtatcaaatgaaaggtgttaatgagtattttaaaagggattgggtctTAGTCCTATaggcggatgccttttcgagatatcgccataaaggtgggccaggggtgactctagaatgtttttgtacgatatgggtatcaattgaaagctgctaatgagtatttcaaaaaggcgtgggccttagttctataggtggacgccttttcgagatatcgacatgaaggtggaccaggggtgactctagaatttgtttgtacgatatgggtatcaaatgaaaggtgttaatgagtattttaaaaaggagtgggccttagttatatatgtggacgccttttcgagatatcgccataaacgtggaccaggggtgactctagaatgtgtttgtacgatatgggtatcaaattaaaggtattaatgagggttttaaaagggagtggcccttagttgtatatgtgaaggcgttttcgagatatctaccaaaatgtggaccagggtgatccagaacatcatctgtcgggtaccgctaatttatttatatatgtaataccacgtacagtattcctttcaagattccaagggcttttgatttcgcctgaaaaactttttcattttcttctactgacaCCTAccatgtcacacccattttaccaagtttttttctaaagttatattttgcgtcaatagaccaataaaattaccatgttttattcctttttttatatttggtatataattatggc from Eurosta solidaginis isolate ZX-2024a chromosome 3, ASM4086904v1, whole genome shotgun sequence includes these protein-coding regions:
- the Syngr gene encoding synaptogyrin, whose protein sequence is MDILNQILNMNAGGAYGGGKAGGAFDPLTFAMKPQVVIRALCWLFSIVVFGCISSGGWRTDENTKEVCLYNGDGMACKYGNTIGVFGFLASMAFIAGEYLFERMSSVKSRKRYVLADMGFSAFWAFMYFIAFIYLWSQWSSAPLPPNGEGVSDVEAAIVFSFFSIFLWALAAFLAYKRFLIGAGDEFTSAFETDPANVVHQQAYTSYSMDNDNDQYSTSPFSGQQQQQGMQQQQQQGMEYQQPTY